TTTCCTGCTTTCTTTTTCAAATTTTCTGAAGCTGAAATGACAACTACTCGTTTCGAAGCAGCTTTTTTGAGTTCAGCACTAGCAAGCCTGAGAAAGTTTTTATCGCTTGCAAGACCCATACCTTGCAGAAGTCGTTTGCGCCGTTCTTTAATAGAACCTGGTTCAGCCATCCAAATGTCATAATCATCAGGCATGGAAGTTGACGCAGCCAACGCCAAAGCAGCATAACTTCGATATTCTTCATGAGGACCAGAAACTGCAGATGCAAAGGAGATTCGACTATCATCAAAATTGTCATCGGAATCCGAGGAATGAGCTGCTAGATTGATTGAAACCGCAGATGAGAATCGATTAGTTGATTCGAAAAATTCGTCTTCTTCACCTAATCCATCCCAATGCATCATCATAAGCTTTCTGTTTCCCAACCATTACCTAATAATTAGGTCAAAACTCCTCCTCTGAGACAAAGATTCAGAGAGAGAAATCGTGAGGTTTGGGGGGATGATGAAAAAAACGCGGGAACAGAAATAAAACGGTTTGTTTTTGTGGTAGGAAAGATATAACGACAGAGAGGTTAGTTATAAAATGATTGTCCAAAACATAGAAATGGTCAACTCTCTAGATTCTTGAGAACATCTTTTGACATGACAACCACGTACTAATAGGATAGTGGTTTCCATGAAGACCTACCAAATTGGAATCATAGTGTTCAACATGATTTCCTTATTGAGAGGGTCGGTCAATAGTTCTGGAGATGACATTTCCAACAACTTCAGTATGACTCATTTATGGGGCAGGACGATTAAATCCGTCTCAGATCATTTTCGCGACGCACCACAGGCAAGTGCTAGCGAAATGTATCTAAGAACTGGTTCCACATAAATAAATATGATGGGGTTTCGAAAATTGAGAACAAGCTGGGGCATAACCTCTCCTCAATGACCAAGACTGTAACCTTTCCTTGGATAttcactcatcatcttcatcatcttctacgtCGTCATAAGAATCATCAACATGAGTAGCGGGTTGACTGTTAAGATTTACATCTACACCATTCACTTGTCTCACAAACTGGCCCCGTACACGGGTCCGCCTTTCAGCAAGTGTCTTCCGATTGACATACCTAATCTTCTTGTCAAAACATCTGTCTTTCTTCTTCTGTCTAAACTTGACTAATGCTGCTTCTCTTTTATCCACTGGAGATTGCTTTATTTCTGCAGAAGGTGAATTTGACATTGGTGGCGGCCAAACATGGTTTGCAGGCATTTGACCTTGCTGCATGTTTAATTGAATTGGATAATATGCAGGAAATGATGACATCATGGAAGGGTAAGGAGGATGGCATTGAGAGAATGGGTTGTAGTGAGGGAACACGGATGACGGAGGATGTCTTGCCAAATCATGCGGGTATGTCCCTCGATAGAGTTGTGTGGACGAAGGAGGCCTCATTGCTTGATTCATCATCCCTGGGAAATAATAGGGAAAAGGAGGGAATGTTGGAACAGCTGAAACCTCAAGCTGGGAGCTGTTGCTCTGCTGAGACAACACTGTCGCGGAAACCTGCTCTTCCTTATCCTTGGAGCTTCTTCTTTGTGGAAACTCAAAAGATGGACCACTGCTCTGGTGCAACAGCACTGTTGTCGAGAACTGCTCGTCCTTCTCCTCAGAGTTTCTTCTACAAGGAAACTCAGATGGGCCGTTGCCTTGATGCAACAATACTGCTGTGGAGAACTGCTCATCCTTCTCCCGGGAGCTTCTACGTGGGAACTCAGACGGACTGCTGCTTCGATGCGACAATACTGTTGCAGAGAACTTCTTTTCCTTCTCCCCGGAGTTCCTTCGTTGTAGGTACTCATAGGATGTACTGCTTGTTCCCACATCAATTTGGTACGAGTAGATATCTGAGCGTTTCCCATGTTCATGTCTGTTTAATTGATTACCTACTTGTTCTCCCCATGATGGAAGCAGTGCAGTTTCTTTGCTTGTTTTTCCAAACTCACTTGTAGTTTCATCCATATTGACAACCCTTTGATGATTGACAGCAAGGGAACTTGATTTGGAATACATAAGCAGTTTATCTCCTCTGCCTGGTTGTTCTGATTTAGTTACAGATTCATCCATGCTGACAACCCTTTGAAGGTTACCTATGGGAACACCTGATTTCGCGTAAGTAAAGAAAGCTGAAGATTCACCAATCTTCAGTTCACTTTTTTTCGGATGCGACAGTATTCTCCCTGTAAAACATTGTCAATTACTGTTACTTCTTCAATGTTCTTGAGTTATTCTCACTTTAAATTGTTATTGTTTTTGATGTCTGGATCATCGAGAAGCAAAAAGGTCCAAACCCACAGAGCTACTCACCAACTCGCTGATCAGTAGCATTTGGCACATTACAGTCCCAAGAGTTTTGAACGGAAGGATTTAGCGAGTTACCAGCATCGGGATGAAAAAGAAAATGCATTGTCCATGAGATAATACTCTAAATGAATTTTATTCTATATCCCCAATT
This genomic stretch from Papaver somniferum cultivar HN1 chromosome 5, ASM357369v1, whole genome shotgun sequence harbors:
- the LOC113279114 gene encoding two-component response regulator-like PRR1, with the protein product MMDYRDETENNQVLDRGKVRILLCGNDSKSCDEVFSLLCKCSYQVTSARSARQLIDALNAEGPNIDIILSEVDLPISKGFKMLKYIMRHKESQRIPVIMMSVEDEVSVVVKCLKLGAVDYLVKPLRTNELLNLWTHVWRRRKTLGLVEKNIFSCDLLSDPSDANTNSTAIFSDDTDDKSYWNPLPDMNVSAHREGEVRIIIQHFTGRILSHPKKSELKIGESSAFFTYAKSGVPIGNLQRVVSMDESVTKSEQPGRGDKLLMYSKSSSLAVNHQRVVNMDETTSEFGKTSKETALLPSWGEQVGNQLNRHEHGKRSDIYSYQIDVGTSSTSYEYLQRRNSGEKEKKFSATVLSHRSSSPSEFPRRSSREKDEQFSTAVLLHQGNGPSEFPCRRNSEEKDEQFSTTVLLHQSSGPSFEFPQRRSSKDKEEQVSATVLSQQSNSSQLEVSAVPTFPPFPYYFPGMMNQAMRPPSSTQLYRGTYPHDLARHPPSSVFPHYNPFSQCHPPYPSMMSSFPAYYPIQLNMQQGQMPANHVWPPPMSNSPSAEIKQSPVDKREAALVKFRQKKKDRCFDKKIRYVNRKTLAERRTRVRGQFVRQVNGVDVNLNSQPATHVDDSYDDVEDDEDDE